CCCAAACGCGGCGGCCCGGTCATGCTTCGCCATGTACCCGCCGAGGGTGATTACCGGATCCATATCCCCCGAGCCCTAACCTTGTAAAGCATTAATACACAATGATTTAGCGATTCATTCATCGCCCGGCACAAGCTTCCAACCTACCGCACTGATCGGGATCCGGCTAGCTGTCCGTGGGCGGGCGTTTCGGCAGCGCGATCCGGGCCTCGGCGCCGGGGCGATCACTCCGATTGGCCAGGGTCAGGTGACCGCCATGGGCCTCGATCACCTGACGCGAGAACACCAGTCCGACCCCGGTCCCACTCGGCTTTGTGGTATAGAACGGCACGAACAGGTTCGTGGTCGACGCCATTCCCGGCCCTTCGTCGCGGACCACCAGCTCGAACCAGGCGCCGTTCTCGGTCCAGGTCACTTCGACGCCGCCATCCGGCCCGACCGCCTCGACGGCATTCTTGACCAGGTTGATCAGCACCTGGTCGAGCTGGTCGCCGTCGGCAACGATCGTCACATCAGGTCCCGGAATGATGCGGACCTGTCGATGCTGCTCGAGCAGCACCACCCGGTTGACCCAGTCCAGGACGCGCATCGGCCGAGGCGTCGGCGGGGGGAGCTTGGCCAGCCGGGCATACGAGCCCATGAACCGATTGAGAGAATCGGATCGGGCCGCAACCACCTCGAGGCCGCGCCGCAGGTCCTCTTCGTAGTCGGCCGGTCTCGGGTCGCGATCGAGCATTTGCGTCAGCGTGCCCGCGACCGACTTGATGGGCGCAAGCGAGTTGTTGATCTCGTGACTCAAGACGCGGACCAGACGCTGCCAGACCTGCCGTTCCTCGGAGCGCAGCACCCGGCTCAGGTCGGTGAGTACCACCAGTTCCAGCGGGAGGCCTCCCTGCCGGAAACTTCGGCGCCTGAGCTCCCACCGTCCACCGCCGGCGCCACCGACTTCGAGGGGAACGATGCGGGGGGTCTCGCCGGTCAGGCAGGCATCGAGTCCCAGATAACCTGCGCTGCGACCCAGCAGTCGCTCGATCGGCTGCCCCAGAAGTCGTTCGCCCGACTTATTGGCCACCCGGAGCATCCCGTCGGGATCAAAGGCAAAGACGGCGACGTCGATCTCCTCCATCAACCGCTTGAGCAACACGTCCGCCTCCAGCGCACCAAGCCTCTGTTCCTTGAGGGATTGCCCCAGCGCATTGAGCTCGCGCCGCACCGCGCCGAGCACGTCGTCGCCCTCTTCTTCCCGGGCGCGAATCGTAAAGTGCCCTTCCCTGAGGCCAGCCAGAATGTTCGCAATGACTTGGAGGGGTCGAACGAAGCGCAGCTGCGCGGTACGAGCGGCCAGCAGCCAGAGACCGACGAGGCCGCCAAGAATCGTCCAGCGGGCCAGGCCATCCATCGGCGCGCGCCAGAGCAGGATCACCGCAACGATCAGAGCCGGCGCGCCCGCCGCCAGCGCCCAGAGCAGTATTCGCTGGTCGGGAGCGAGGCGGAGCTTCATCTGTGGCCGCAGGCGTCAGGAGGGGGACAAGCCAAAACGCTGTAACCGACGGTAGAGCGCCGATCGACTGACACCGAGGGACTTGGCGGCGAGGCTGACATTGCCGTCGAACCTGGCCAGGGCCTGCTTGATCGCATCCCGCTCGAGGTCGTCGAGACTTTGTGGCTCATCGATTCCCGCCGAGCGCTCGCCCCGGCGCGGAAGGCCGAGATCCCAGACCTCGATCCGCTCGCCCTGCGAGAGAAGGACCGCGCGCTCGATGGCGTGATCGAGTTCACGAATGTTGCCTGGCCAATCGTAGCTCAGCAGGGCCTGCATTGCGTCGTCCGAGAACCCGGTTCTCGGCCGCTGGTACCGCTGACCGTAGCGGCTCAGAAAATGGGCGGCCAGGGCCCGGATATCCTCACGGCGCTCCCGCAAGCCGGGCAGCTTGATCTCGATGGTATTGAGCCGGAACAGCAGATCTTCGCGGAAGCGGCCTGCGGCCACCTCGGCCTGCAGATTCGCGTTGGTCGCGGCCAGCACCCGGACATCGACCCTGCGGGTGACGGAGGAGCCGACCCGTTCGAGTTCACCGGTCTGCAGCACGCGCAGCAGGCGGGCTTGTTGGGCCATGCCGATGTTGGCAATCTCGTCCAGAAAGAGGGTGCCGCCGCTGGCCATCTCAAAGCGGCCGATTCGATCGGTCTTTGCGTCGGTAAAGGCCCCTTTGACATGCCCGAAGAGCTCGCTCTCGAACACCCCTTCCGGCAAGCCACCGGCGTTGACGATGACCAGCGGTTTGTCGGCGCGACGGGAGGCCGCGTGAATCCAGCGGGCCACCACTTCCTTCCCGGTGCCATGCTCCCCGGTGATCAGGATGTTGGCGTCGCTCGGCGCGATCCGCTCCATCACCTGCAGAATCGGACGCATCACGGCCGACTCGGCGATCAGTTCCGGCAGCCCGTCGTTGCGCAGCAGCCGGTTCTCCTGTTCGAGTCGAGTGGCCGCCCGCAGGGCGCGAGCGAGTTCGATCTGAGTTCGCAGGGTGGTCAGCAACCGGGCGTTGTCCCATGGCTTTTCGATGAAGTCACGGGCGCCGACCCGCATGGCTTCGACGGCTTTGTCGACGCTGCCCCAGGCGGTCATCACGATGACGGGCAGGGTTGGGTCGTGGGCGCGGATCCGCGACAGCAGATCGAGTCCTTCGCGGCCGGACGTCGTGTCGCGAGTGTAGTTGAGATCGATCAGCGCGGCATCGACGACACTCCGCTCGAGGATGGCCATCACACCTTCCGGCACGTGCGCCGTTTGGACCAGAAAGCCCTCGGCCTTGAGCAGCAGGCGGAGGGCCTCCAGCACGTCCGGCTGGTCGTCGGCAAGCAGGACGACCGGCGGGCCATCCTTCATCGCACCCGTTCCTCGCCGACGACCCAACCGTCTTTGAGCTGGACGATCCGGTTGCCGTACTGGGCGTTTTCGAGCGAGTGGGTCACCTGAATGATCGTGGTTCCCTCGCTGTTGAGCCGCGTGAACAGCTCCATGATCTCGCGCGCCTGGTCGGAATGGAGGTTACCAGTCGGCTCGTCGGCGAGGATCAGCTTGGGCTTGGCGACGACGGCGCGGGCCACGCCGACGAGCTGCTGCTGGCCGCCCGAGAGCTGGCTTGGGAAGAGATCCTTCTTGCCGACGATCTGAAAGCGGTCGAGGATGTCTGCCACCATGGCCTGGCGCTCGGCGCGACCGTAGTCGCGGTAGGTGAGCGGCGTCTCGATGTTTTCGTAGACGGTCAGGCTGTCGATCAGGTGGTACTGCTGAAAGACGAAGCCGATGTACTGTTTGTTGAGCTCAGCCCGGTGCTTTGGCTTGATGGTGTGGACGGCATGGTCGAGAAAGAAAAAGTCGCCGCTCCAGTTGGCGTCCAGCATGCCCAGGATACCGAGCAGGGTCGACTTCCCGGCCCCGGACGGGCCCATCACGGTGACGAACTCACCGGCCCGGATGTCCAGGTTCACTTGCCGGAGAACGTAGGTCCGGGTCGGGCCGGTCTGGAAGAACTTCTCGATATTTGCGAGCTGAATCATGACGGAATGATACGTGGTTGGAAGAGGCCGCGCCCGCCGCCCCGCTAACCGGAGCGGCAAGCACGGCAGACGTGGCTACGCCTTGGCCAGTTCCTCTTCCTCGACCACCTTGCCGTCGAACAGATGAATCTCGCGGTCGGCCCACTTCGAGTAGCGGGCGTCGTGGGTCACCATGCAGATCGTGGCCCCGCCCTGGTGCAGCTCGCGGAGCAGCTCCATGACCGCCTCGCCGTTCTGCGAGTCGAGGTTACCGGTCGGCTCATCGGCGAGCAGGATGGCCGGGTCGCCGGCTACGGCGCGGGCGACCGCGACGCGCTGCTGCTGACCACCCGACAGCTGCGAAGGGTAGTGCTTCATCCGATGTGCCATCCCGACCCGCTCGAGCGCTGCCACGACGCGCTGATGGCGCTCGGCCGACGGCATGCCGCGGTAGGTGAGCGGCAGTTCGACGTTCTCGTAGACCGTGAGATCGCCGATCAGGTTGAAGGCCTGGAAGATGAAGCCGATCTGCCGGTTGCGGACCCGGGCCCGCTCCGAGGGCGTCAGGCTTTCCACCGAGTGCCCGGCCAGGGTGTACTTGCCCCCGGTCGGGGTGTCGAGCAGGCCCAGGAGCGACAGCAGCGTGGTTTTGCCGCAGCCGGACGGGCCCGAGATCGACACGAACTCACCCTTCTCGATGCCGAGATGAATATCGGCGAGCGCGTGGGTCTCGAGTTCGTCCGTCAAAAACACCTTCTTGATGCCTTCGAGCTTGATCAGCGTCTCACCAGGTCCGGTCATTGGGGCTGCCAGGTTAGGGTGACAGATTCGTTGAAGTTACTTGATACGGACGCGGTCGACGTTGTCCCACTGGGACATGTCCGACATGATGATGACATCACCCGGATTGAGACCCTCCAGGATCTCGACCCGGCTCACCGACGTCCGGCCAAAACGCACCTGGACCCGCTCCGCGTGGGTCTTGTTATCGACCAGGCGGAACACGGTGCCAAGGCTGTTTGCCTGCGCCACGGTCGGGCGCCCGACGTGCATCACGTTGTCCAGCCGCTCCAGCTCGATCACGCCGTCGACGCTCAGGTCCGGACGCGAGCCGGCGGGCAGGTCGCCGTCCATGATCACATCGACCGTGACCGTGCCGTTAATCGAGGCCGGATCAATACGTATGATCCTTCCCGGGGCGATTCCGTTGCGTGTGTCGATCATTGCCTTCTGCCCCATTGCCAGGTCGCGGGCCTGGGTTTCCGGAATCCGGAGCACGGCTTTGAGCCGGATGGGGGTCGGGACGACCTTGGCCAGGGTTGCACCGGGGAGGGCATACTGGCCGACCTGGAACGGCACCTCCTGGAGGATGCCCTTGGCGCCGGCTTTGACCGTCATCGAGCCGGCGAGCCCATGTTGAAACTTGGCAATCGACCGGAGGCGCTCGACCTGCTCCTCCTGCACCTTGATCTGGTCGGCGATCGTGTTCGAAAGGATCGCCAGACGCTGGTTCTCGAGCTCGAGGCGCTCGATCAGAGATGCCGATCGATCCTGAGCCTGCTGCTGGTCCAGCGGCACGATCAGGTTTCGTTTCAACAGTTCGGCTCCCGCCTCGGCACGCCGTTTGGCGTCGGCAGACTCCTGGCGCATCTGGGCCACCAGCGAGGCCTGGTTGAGCCGATTGTTCTCCAGGTTGGTCTTGAGCTGCACCAGCGCCGCCTCGGCATCGGTCAGTTGCCGGTCGGCGTTGAGCGTCTGAATCTGAACGTCGGGATTGACCAGCTCCATCAGAACCGTGCCCGGCTCGACCTCGACCCCGGCCAGGTGATGGATCTTCTCGATCCGACCTGCGGTAACGGCCGTAATCCAGCGAATGTCCTCGGGTACGAGGGTGCCTGGCCCGCGAACCTCTCGGACCATCTGCCCCTGCACCACGGAATCGAAATAGATCGTGCCAGCGTCGACCGATGGGGCCGCCGGCTTCAGGTTCGCCAGGGCCACCGAAACGGCCACGACGCTGGCGACGCCGACGATACCAAGGATGATCCGCTTCTTGTCACGCGGCTTGTCTCGGACGATATCCACGGTAATGCGCTCCAGAATCAGGGACGGTGCTCCCCAGGCTTAAAGGAACTTCCGTGCCGCCAGAGCCTATGACCTAGGCCATTGATCTGCAAGAACTTACCCATTCAACCAGGAGTCATGGCCGAGAGGCGGGTGTTCGTTCGTGGGACCGAGATGGCGGGGATGGGACGGCGGCCGACCGGACCTGGATCCAGTTCGGCCGCTATTCGGGGCGGTGGTCGGCTACCGGGTCGACTGGGTCGAATTGCGCGTTGCGGGTACGCAGGCCGGCCACGTCCCGGTTCCGCCCCCGGGCCCGACCGGCATGATTCGCTGCTGGCGCGGAACGGTCCGGGTATCCTCAGCGGCCAGGTATGTGAGGATGGCGGTCAGCACCGCATTGTTCCGAATCTCGTCCGGAATGACCTTGTCGTAGGTGTCACGGTTGGTGTGCCAGGTGTACGTCCCATACTCCCAGTTGAGCGAGCCAAGGCTGAAGCCGGGTGCCGAGTGGCAGAGGAAGGAGGCGTGGTCTGAGCCGCCCCCGGCCGGGGTTCCGGGAAACTGAAAGGTGATATGCTGCGAAATCTCGTTGGGAACTTTGCTGAGCCATTCTGCCAGGAACGGGGCTGCGCCGATGAGACCGCCTGCTGACATGTTCACGATCCGTCCGGTCCCATTATCCTGATTGAAGAGGGCCTGGAGGCCGGCGACCACCTTGGGATTGTCTTCCACGAAGGCGCGGGATCCATTGAGCCCCTGTTCTTCGCCGTTCCAGTGACCGACCAGGA
The genomic region above belongs to Gemmatimonadales bacterium and contains:
- a CDS encoding sigma-54-dependent Fis family transcriptional regulator, whose protein sequence is MKDGPPVVLLADDQPDVLEALRLLLKAEGFLVQTAHVPEGVMAILERSVVDAALIDLNYTRDTTSGREGLDLLSRIRAHDPTLPVIVMTAWGSVDKAVEAMRVGARDFIEKPWDNARLLTTLRTQIELARALRAATRLEQENRLLRNDGLPELIAESAVMRPILQVMERIAPSDANILITGEHGTGKEVVARWIHAASRRADKPLVIVNAGGLPEGVFESELFGHVKGAFTDAKTDRIGRFEMASGGTLFLDEIANIGMAQQARLLRVLQTGELERVGSSVTRRVDVRVLAATNANLQAEVAAGRFREDLLFRLNTIEIKLPGLRERREDIRALAAHFLSRYGQRYQRPRTGFSDDAMQALLSYDWPGNIRELDHAIERAVLLSQGERIEVWDLGLPRRGERSAGIDEPQSLDDLERDAIKQALARFDGNVSLAAKSLGVSRSALYRRLQRFGLSPS
- a CDS encoding ABC transporter ATP-binding protein — its product is MIQLANIEKFFQTGPTRTYVLRQVNLDIRAGEFVTVMGPSGAGKSTLLGILGMLDANWSGDFFFLDHAVHTIKPKHRAELNKQYIGFVFQQYHLIDSLTVYENIETPLTYRDYGRAERQAMVADILDRFQIVGKKDLFPSQLSGGQQQLVGVARAVVAKPKLILADEPTGNLHSDQAREIMELFTRLNSEGTTIIQVTHSLENAQYGNRIVQLKDGWVVGEERVR
- a CDS encoding ABC transporter ATP-binding protein: MTGPGETLIKLEGIKKVFLTDELETHALADIHLGIEKGEFVSISGPSGCGKTTLLSLLGLLDTPTGGKYTLAGHSVESLTPSERARVRNRQIGFIFQAFNLIGDLTVYENVELPLTYRGMPSAERHQRVVAALERVGMAHRMKHYPSQLSGGQQQRVAVARAVAGDPAILLADEPTGNLDSQNGEAVMELLRELHQGGATICMVTHDARYSKWADREIHLFDGKVVEEEELAKA
- a CDS encoding HlyD family efflux transporter periplasmic adaptor subunit; protein product: MDIVRDKPRDKKRIILGIVGVASVVAVSVALANLKPAAPSVDAGTIYFDSVVQGQMVREVRGPGTLVPEDIRWITAVTAGRIEKIHHLAGVEVEPGTVLMELVNPDVQIQTLNADRQLTDAEAALVQLKTNLENNRLNQASLVAQMRQESADAKRRAEAGAELLKRNLIVPLDQQQAQDRSASLIERLELENQRLAILSNTIADQIKVQEEQVERLRSIAKFQHGLAGSMTVKAGAKGILQEVPFQVGQYALPGATLAKVVPTPIRLKAVLRIPETQARDLAMGQKAMIDTRNGIAPGRIIRIDPASINGTVTVDVIMDGDLPAGSRPDLSVDGVIELERLDNVMHVGRPTVAQANSLGTVFRLVDNKTHAERVQVRFGRTSVSRVEILEGLNPGDVIIMSDMSQWDNVDRVRIK